Sequence from the Fusarium oxysporum Fo47 chromosome VI, complete sequence genome:
GCGCtcaatcatctcatctccctCCGCCGCGAATACACCTCCATGGTCCCACCACCTCGAGCGGGATCATTTTCGCCCAATCCTGCGCAGATACTACAGACGGGTTCGAGCCATTCTCCTCACCCATCGCAGGCCGCCATTCTCAGTGCTGGCGCAAGCCCAAGCGCCAGCAGTCCAACGGGCACTAATTCCCTGACCAAGATCGTCGTGGCACAGGTCTATCTTCTGCTCAGTACTATCAAGGAGGACAAGGACCGTGCTAAGTGGGAGCTGCAGGTTGACCAATTGAAGAAGGTTTGGCTACATTATTGCTGCTGGATAAATCCCAAGTTTGCTGACAATGCACCTACTTAACAGCTTATCGATGAACACGGAATGGAAGTGTTTACTAAGTATTTCACCCGGCTCGTTGCCGGCAATGCGCCCCAGATATTCCCTGGCCTCAACAGGCCCGGCACAAGCCCGAACAACTATCACATTCTTGTTGCCGAGATGCAGAAGATCTCGCACGATCCCaatcaagcaagcaagattGCTGAATCAATTGAGAGTGCCACGGAGGACATCTTCCGCGACTTTGATCTTTCAACCTTTATGGAACATTTCAAGCTCGATGCATTAGAGAAGACTATATTAGCTCTAGCCTTTAAGCTCACTTCTCGAGCAGATTTAAAGACGAAAGGTTGGTTCATGCCATTAGGAAGTTTGTCCCGTTGAGTATTCTAATGTCAAGGCAGCCGACGCTATATTATCTACTAACTTCCCCTCGTTCATCGATATCCTTTCTCGATTTGACCTCGACGCCCATGCCGATTTAAGCCCATCTTTCATCGCCCTGATTCTGGACCGGtttcttcaatatcatccTCCGAGCTTTAATGCTTCTTCTATGCACGAATTGGAAACACGTGTCATCAACCGATGGATCGATCAGACTCCCGAGCGTACACCGCCTTCCGAAATCCTCGCGGCTCTCGATCTCAGTCGAGTGCTCGCTGATAGGCCTTTCAATGGGCTAGTTCGATATATCCAAAAGACGGGCATCGATTTCACCAGAGACGAGGAAACATGTGTCTCGTATTTACAGAACCGCCCCAGCAGCTTGCAGTTGGGCCCCGAACAAGTTTCGGCTGCGATGACCTTCACGGCCATTAGTCAAAGCCCACAGCAAGATACTGGTGTTCTGGTTGCTGCTCTCAGGAGAGTCCTACCGAAATCATTCGACTGGATGGAGGTCATCATTCTGTTCGACCAACCATCGGCTCGTGTTTCTTCTCAGCAGTTCCTTCGACTTTACCAAGCTTTCTTGCCAATTGCACAGGACTCCAAGTCTGGCTTGATAGTGGATATTCAGAGGTTATGGGGCGGCGTTTGGAGGAATCCAGAGGCTCAGCTCTCTTTTGTTAGTGCCTATGCCTCTTTAACCCCCGATCAGCTAGACGCGACGACAATTCCCGGGCTCCAGCGCAGCATTACTATTGAGGAATACGCCAACTCCCCTGAGAATGTACAAGAGCGAGCAATAATCGCCGTCAAGCATCCGTTAATATCCGTTGCCGCGCTTTCCTCGATCTTCAATGTTGCGCTCAGTTCCATGTTGGCATCGACGAGTATCGAGGCAAAGAGGCTCTTCCAGGAAGTGGTAGTCCCGAATCTGGACATCTTCCTGGTCTCCGCCTTCGAAGTACCTCGGCAGCATTGGGCCCCAATGGCTGTAGAAACACTCAGTTCTTTGTTCGAAAATTTCCTTTATAAGCGTTCGCCCCAATACGACTTTGTTCTAGATAGTGTCTGGAGGAAAGACAAGAACTGGGTCATTCAGCGCTTGGTAGACACCCATGCTGTTAAGCCGATGGACCTTCCGGTTATTCTCGAGCACGCTGTAAAGCATAATTGGCTTGACACGCTGGTGTACCAGTCAAATGGATTTGGAGTCGATTTAGCCGCTCTGGCCCATGCTGAAGGATATTTGGATTTGTCCAAGTGGGCACGGTTCAATGCTGAGCGGAGTGAAGAGATGTATAGTACTCTGCTTCAGTTCTTGATGATAAAGGCCAACTTGGAGAGCCAGTTTCAGCGAGGAACTTCCGATGACTCTTCTGTTAAGAACACAACGACTCTCCAAGTTCGTACCGTATCAGCTTTACTGCGAATCCTCGAAGACTTTTCGCCAAGTCCTCCTAGGCCAGAATTGATCCTGGTTCAGCGCGCTTGCATTATTGCTTACCCCCGACTGATCAACTACGGCGAGGGTTACGACGATATCATCGACGCCAATGGAAGGGAGGGGAATCTCCTGTCTCCGACCGCCAATACCAGGATGGAGGAACACTACAAGAAGATGTATAGTGATGAAGTACAGGTTCGCAATATAGTCGAGGTCTTAGACCGCTATAAGCATTCCAGGGATCCTCTGGATCAGGATGTTTTCGCATGTATGATCCATGGGCTCTTCGATGAGTATTCTCACTATGCCGACTATCCTCTGGAAGCTCTGGCAACAACCGCAGTTCTATTCGGTGGCATCATTTCGCATAAGCTCGTTTCAAGCTTGCCTCTTCAAATTGGACTGGGCATGATTTTGGAAGCTGTTAGGGACCATTCTCCTGATGAACCTATGTACAAGTTTGGCCTCCAGGCACTGATGCAGTTGTTCATTCGCTTCCGAGAATGGCCTGCCTTTTGCAGACAGCTCTGCCAGATTCCTGGACTCCATAACACAGAAGTTTTCAAAAAGGCAGAGGAGGTCGTTCGTGAGCACGAAGAAGAGATGGCCCGTGGGCGTAACGGCGCCGGAACACCTCATGGACTAGGATTTCAAGGCGATGGTTTCCCTAATGGAAACTCGGATGAGCTGACCAGTGTTGAGCGTCAAGCGCCTGCGTTTGCTGCTCTGAACGTCGATCCACCAGCTACGGACGTTGAGTTTGAAGATCCTGACGAGGATGCCCAGGACAAGGTCCAGTTCGTTCTCAACAATATCACCGAAGGCACACTACAGGCCATGTGTCAAGAACTTCGGGAGACCATGGAGCGCCGACATCAACAATGGTTTGCTAGCCATCTTGTTGAGGAGCGCGCCAAGATGCAGCCAAACTACCACCATGTTTATCTCGAACTGGTTAAACTGTTTGAAGACAAGGCTCTCTGGAGTGAGGTCCTGAGGGAGACTTACATCAGCGTGTGCCGAATGCTGAACTCGGAGGCGACCATGCAGAACTCAACGGAAAGAACTCACCTTAAAAATCTCGGAGGCTGGCTAGGTCTTCTGACTCTGGCACGAGATCGTCCCATCAAACACAAGAATATCGCTTTCAAGCAGCTTTTGATTGAGGCGCATGATACGAAACGACTCATCGTTGTTATCCCGTTCGTGTGCAAAGTTCTGACTCAAGGCGCCACATCAGCCGTTTTCAGGCCCCCGAATCCATGGCTTATGGATATCATCCATTTGCTAATTGAGCTTTATCATCATGCCGAGCTGAAACTCAACCTCAAGTTTGAGATTGAGGTCTTGTGCAAGGGTTTGAACCTCGATCACAGGAGCATCGAACCTTCGGGCGAAATTCTGAACCGACCCGTCATTGAAGAACCGGCAGAGACCCTCCCCCCTGAACAACTGGACGCTTTTGAGAATCTATCTCTCAATGGCATCGGGTCCGGTGTGGGTGCTGGACTCTCACCTCAGGCTCTTGCGCCAACCATTCCTGACCTTGGTCCCCTGATTACTATCCCCCCAACTAATGAGATGGTTGTCAGCACTACTCGTCTTCATGAGATTGTTCGTACGGCCCTCAGCCGTGCTCTGCAAGATATAATCCAGCCTGTCGTTGATCGCTCCGTTACAATTGCCGCCATATCTACGCAGCAGATGATACACAAGGACTTCGCTATAGAGCCTGACGAGAACCGTGTACGCAACTCTGCTATTAGCATGGTAAAAGCCACCGCCGGTAGCCTTGCCCTCGTTACATCCAAGGAACCCCTTCGCGCCAACTTCACCAACTACATGCGAAACCTCTCGACCGATCTCTCTCAAGGACTCCCCGAGGGCACAATTATTATGTGTGTTAACTCTAACCTGGACTTAGCCTGCAATATcattgagaagcaggctgaggAAAGGGCTGTCCCTGAAATTGAGGAGATGATCGAACCGGAGCTCGAGGCTCGTCGACGACATCGCCTTCAAAGACCCAACGATCCTTACTTCGACTCGAGCCTCAGCCGGTGGGCCATGGCTATTCCTAATCCTTTCAAGTTATCGCCGAATGTCAACGGCCTCAACCCTGAGCAGATGGCCATTTATGAAGACTTCGCCAGGCAACCACGAAGCGCCGCGCTTCCCGCACCTTCACATGGCCCATCAGCATCCGATGCGACCAGATCTTTGGCCAACGAGGTGCTACAGGATCAATTTAGTTCTATCCCTAGTATTCCGACTCCTGCGGAGACTCCCTCAATTCAGCAGCATTTGGGTGCTCAAATGCAGCCCTATGCACCCCCTCATACCGGTGCTAATGCAATGACTAACGGTAGATCACCCGGCTTCCAGATGGATGTTCGTAATCTAGCCGAGCGGGTCAATAAGCTACTTCAGGAACTCATGAGGGTGGCCACCGAGTCTCCTCATGAACATTTCTTGGACCTACCGCGCCCATCTCCTCTTGTGGACGTTGTTGATGCGCTCGTCCAGCACATCATCAAGACTTCGCAGAGCCATGAAGATTTTTCCATTTACGCTGCGGAACAAATCATTCAGCTTATCTTCTCACAGGTTGACGACAACCTGGCTCTCGAGAGCTTAGTTCATGTATTGGAGACACTTAGAAAGATTGCTGGTCCTGTTCTCAACAGCCGCGTTCGAACTCTCTTCAGCCAGCAGCCTGGCTCCACCTTCTTGAGTTTACCTCTGCTCGCGGCCTTGGTTCGGACGGACCTTTTGGATTGGAGAAACATCGATCTGGCTATGTCGAAAGCACTGCAGGCCCGCAAAGAGGGATCTCTTGACTTTTTGGAGCACCTACTCGACCTCACGCTGCTCGACTCCCGCCCGATTGCTTTGTATGCCGACTTTGCCCTGACGCTGGACGCAGCTTGGTCATGGATCTCAGATGACCCCGATTCTGCCGCTGGGCAACGGATCAAGTCAAAGCTCACCAACTCCGGTCTAACACGGCCGACTCGCGCTGACAGTCAGGCTCTCCAACACGAACAGATAGAATATGTTTTCGACGAATGGATCCATCTTTGCCGCAACCATAATGCCTCTGAGAAGGCTGTCATGGCGTTCGTGCAGCAGCTGCACGCTAAAGGGGTTATGGAGAACAGGGATGACCTCTTTGTCTTCATCCGCGTCACCATCGACCTGTCGGTTGAGCGCTTCGACTACATTGTCCACAGTGGTTCCCTTGCCGATGCCTATGTCATGGTAGATGCTCTTGCTAAGCTCATTGCAACGTTCATCGGGATGGGCTTTGAGCCAACATCTACTCGCCCCGCATTTATCGACTCGGTGCTTTCACTTATTGAGCTCATTCTTGTCAACCATCATGTCAAGCGCGGAGAGCAGCTGAGCCAGCGCGTTTTCTTCAGATTGCTGTCCATGCTCTTTTACGAAATTCAGGGGATTTCAGAGAGCCTGGCTGAGGATGAGCGTCGTGAAATTCTTCTGAGGATCGCTCGGCGactgttcaagatcaaccctTTATATGTTCCCGGCTTTGTTTACGGCTGGATGTCTCTTGTTCAGCACCGTGCTTTCATGCCAGCAATTCTGCAGCTGCCCAACGGTGTTGGCTGGGGCCCCTTTTCCGACCTGCTCTGCCAATTGCTCGACACTCTCGGAGATCAGTTGAAGGTATTCGAGGTTTCTAACGTTGCCAAAGACATTTACCGCGCTTGCTTCAAGCTGCTCGTCATTCTGCAGCACGACTTCCCCGAATTTGTCGTGGCCAATCACGCCAAGCTTTGCTCTAGCATTCCACCTCATTGCACGCAGCTCATTAACGCTGTCCTGGCTGCCAATCCCCAGCAGAGTCCTAGGTTCAACGAGCTTGGTGGTAAGATCCAGTTCGACGATATGCGCCTTTTTGCCGGTCTTATGAATGAGGCCAGCGTGACACTTCAGTCTCGCAGTCTTCTCAAGGTCCTAGACCAAGCACTTCAGAGTGGACCAAATGAAGACATCGTTGCTAACATCACCCATGCCATGACACATGACACTCCAAAGGCATCTACTTACGGCCATGTGCCTGTCGTCGCCAACACCAGCGTGATTGACGCTGTTGTTCTCTATATCG
This genomic interval carries:
- a CDS encoding CCR4-NOT core subunit CDC39 — translated: MVPPPRAGSFSPNPAQILQTGSSHSPHPSQAAILSAGASPSASSPTGTNSLTKIVVAQVYLLLSTIKEDKDRAKWELQVDQLKKLIDEHGMEVFTKYFTRLVAGNAPQIFPGLNRPGTSPNNYHILVAEMQKISHDPNQASKIAESIESATEDIFRDFDLSTFMEHFKLDALEKTILALAFKLTSRADLKTKADAILSTNFPSFIDILSRFDLDAHADLSPSFIALILDRFLQYHPPSFNASSMHELETRVINRWIDQTPERTPPSEILAALDLSRVLADRPFNGLVRYIQKTGIDFTRDEETCVSYLQNRPSSLQLGPEQVSAAMTFTAISQSPQQDTGVLVAALRRVLPKSFDWMEVIILFDQPSARVSSQQFLRLYQAFLPIAQDSKSGLIVDIQRLWGGVWRNPEAQLSFVSAYASLTPDQLDATTIPGLQRSITIEEYANSPENVQERAIIAVKHPLISVAALSSIFNVALSSMLASTSIEAKRLFQEVVVPNLDIFLVSAFEVPRQHWAPMAVETLSSLFENFLYKRSPQYDFVLDSVWRKDKNWVIQRLVDTHAVKPMDLPVILEHAVKHNWLDTLVYQSNGFGVDLAALAHAEGYLDLSKWARFNAERSEEMYSTLLQFLMIKANLESQFQRGTSDDSSVKNTTTLQVRTVSALLRILEDFSPSPPRPELILVQRACIIAYPRLINYGEGYDDIIDANGREGNLLSPTANTRMEEHYKKMYSDEVQVRNIVEVLDRYKHSRDPLDQDVFACMIHGLFDEYSHYADYPLEALATTAVLFGGIISHKLVSSLPLQIGLGMILEAVRDHSPDEPMYKFGLQALMQLFIRFREWPAFCRQLCQIPGLHNTEVFKKAEEVVREHEEEMARGRNGAGTPHGLGFQGDGFPNGNSDELTSVERQAPAFAALNVDPPATDVEFEDPDEDAQDKVQFVLNNITEGTLQAMCQELRETMERRHQQWFASHLVEERAKMQPNYHHVYLELVKLFEDKALWSEVLRETYISVCRMLNSEATMQNSTERTHLKNLGGWLGLLTLARDRPIKHKNIAFKQLLIEAHDTKRLIVVIPFVCKVLTQGATSAVFRPPNPWLMDIIHLLIELYHHAELKLNLKFEIEVLCKGLNLDHRSIEPSGEILNRPVIEEPAETLPPEQLDAFENLSLNGIGSGVGAGLSPQALAPTIPDLGPLITIPPTNEMVVSTTRLHEIVRTALSRALQDIIQPVVDRSVTIAAISTQQMIHKDFAIEPDENRVRNSAISMVKATAGSLALVTSKEPLRANFTNYMRNLSTDLSQGLPEGTIIMCVNSNLDLACNIIEKQAEERAVPEIEEMIEPELEARRRHRLQRPNDPYFDSSLSRWAMAIPNPFKLSPNVNGLNPEQMAIYEDFARQPRSAALPAPSHGPSASDATRSLANEVLQDQFSSIPSIPTPAETPSIQQHLGAQMQPYAPPHTGANAMTNGRSPGFQMDVRNLAERVNKLLQELMRVATESPHEHFLDLPRPSPLVDVVDALVQHIIKTSQSHEDFSIYAAEQIIQLIFSQVDDNLALESLVHVLETLRKIAGPVLNSRVRTLFSQQPGSTFLSLPLLAALVRTDLLDWRNIDLAMSKALQARKEGSLDFLEHLLDLTLLDSRPIALYADFALTLDAAWSWISDDPDSAAGQRIKSKLTNSGLTRPTRADSQALQHEQIEYVFDEWIHLCRNHNASEKAVMAFVQQLHAKGVMENRDDLFVFIRVTIDLSVERFDYIVHSGSLADAYVMVDALAKLIATFIGMGFEPTSTRPAFIDSVLSLIELILVNHHVKRGEQLSQRVFFRLLSMLFYEIQGISESLAEDERREILLRIARRLFKINPLYVPGFVYGWMSLVQHRAFMPAILQLPNGVGWGPFSDLLCQLLDTLGDQLKVFEVSNVAKDIYRACFKLLVILQHDFPEFVVANHAKLCSSIPPHCTQLINAVLAANPQQSPRFNELGGKIQFDDMRLFAGLMNEASVTLQSRSLLKVLDQALQSGPNEDIVANITHAMTHDTPKASTYGHVPVVANTSVIDAVVLYIGHRAVEKATQTGTDLSLTGDENEVSLLSLIIHELPAEARYYILVSLVNQLRYPSAHTAFFSQALLSIFAKDLGDPEEDEFREDITRVLLERLVSFWPQPWGLLYTVVELVKNEDKYGFFKLPFIDDESHEVAKKFADVLQRA